The proteins below come from a single Gehongia tenuis genomic window:
- a CDS encoding M23 family metallopeptidase, producing MSNRYRNGSNRGQDGQKKSFKDFMKGKGVYVFVFACLALAGATALVATGLQGDKQQAQATPAPSEGSQQVEYLPDLNQSIADAEQERNQAVEDLKATPEPTAAPQPTETAKPVNELQLSKPVEGEFGQTYSKDQLRYSKTLDQWTTHQGLDIKAEEGTKVCAALAGEVTDVKEDGFYGNVVIIDHGNDVRTVYACLAATNTVKVGDKVEKGQQIGAVGTSAMIESEEGPHLHFEVWKGDASQDPATTFPTK from the coding sequence ATGAGCAACAGATATAGGAACGGTTCCAATCGCGGCCAGGATGGGCAGAAAAAGAGCTTCAAGGATTTTATGAAGGGAAAGGGCGTATACGTCTTTGTCTTTGCCTGCCTCGCCCTTGCGGGCGCTACCGCCTTGGTGGCAACCGGCCTTCAGGGCGACAAGCAGCAGGCCCAGGCGACGCCCGCGCCCTCGGAAGGCAGTCAGCAGGTGGAATACCTGCCCGATTTGAACCAAAGCATCGCTGATGCAGAGCAGGAACGCAATCAAGCGGTGGAGGATCTCAAGGCGACGCCCGAACCCACAGCTGCGCCTCAGCCCACGGAGACAGCTAAGCCCGTCAATGAGCTGCAGCTTTCAAAACCTGTGGAGGGCGAATTTGGACAAACCTACTCCAAGGACCAGCTAAGATATTCGAAAACGTTGGACCAGTGGACCACCCACCAAGGTCTGGATATCAAAGCGGAGGAGGGCACCAAGGTGTGCGCAGCTCTTGCCGGTGAAGTGACCGACGTCAAGGAAGATGGTTTCTACGGCAACGTGGTGATCATTGATCACGGCAATGATGTAAGAACGGTCTACGCCTGCCTTGCCGCCACCAACACTGTGAAGGTGGGGGACAAGGTGGAAAAAGGCCAGCAGATCGGCGCCGTAGGAACCAGCGCCATGATTGAATCGGAAGAGGGCCCGCACCTGCATTTCGAGGTCTGGAAAGGGGACGCTTCCCAGGACCCCGCCACCACATTCCCAACGAAATAA
- the spoIID gene encoding stage II sporulation protein D, which translates to MTRRRRRQKKRMAWTVGGAAGLLMLLVGFPMLLGAGQSVDKPSVTPGIQVENSAAPMKAQGAVPETIKVYDHNSGSIVEMGLDDYVCGVVSAEMPASYELEALKAQAVAARTLAVKKSTAQGGDGCVKHPGADVCTEFGHCQDYKTADNLKKDWGGAYETYAAKIHEAVFSTEGQILTYDGRPIQVFYHAVSGGKTEDAQAVFGASYPYLKSVSSTGEEKSQNYDRTLTFTNEKFISTFKKSYGKAKLSAGKLSSQVKILSYTEGGRVDTIEVGGVAVKGTDFRTVFDLPSAQFDLSFTDGAVKIHCIGYGHGVGMSQTGANSMAQNGQDYRAILTHYYGGAEISQLN; encoded by the coding sequence ATGACGAGACGGCGTCGCAGGCAGAAAAAGAGAATGGCTTGGACCGTGGGAGGCGCGGCAGGCCTTCTTATGCTTTTGGTGGGTTTTCCCATGCTTCTCGGGGCAGGCCAGAGCGTGGACAAACCCAGCGTCACACCGGGCATTCAGGTGGAGAACAGCGCAGCGCCTATGAAAGCTCAAGGTGCTGTGCCGGAAACGATCAAGGTTTATGATCACAACAGTGGTTCGATTGTGGAGATGGGGCTCGACGATTATGTGTGCGGCGTGGTATCGGCAGAGATGCCCGCTTCCTATGAACTGGAAGCCCTCAAAGCCCAAGCTGTGGCGGCGAGAACCCTGGCCGTCAAGAAATCCACCGCCCAGGGGGGCGATGGCTGTGTCAAGCATCCTGGCGCGGACGTATGCACCGAATTTGGCCATTGCCAGGATTATAAGACGGCGGATAACCTCAAAAAGGATTGGGGCGGAGCCTATGAAACCTACGCTGCCAAGATTCACGAGGCAGTTTTTTCCACGGAGGGACAGATTCTGACCTACGATGGCAGGCCCATCCAGGTCTTCTATCACGCCGTGAGTGGCGGAAAGACGGAGGATGCCCAGGCGGTCTTCGGCGCATCCTATCCCTATCTCAAAAGCGTGTCCAGCACCGGCGAAGAAAAATCTCAAAACTACGACCGGACACTCACCTTCACCAACGAGAAATTTATCAGCACCTTCAAGAAAAGCTACGGCAAAGCCAAGCTCAGCGCTGGAAAACTATCGAGCCAGGTGAAGATTCTGTCTTACACGGAAGGCGGCCGGGTGGATACCATCGAGGTGGGCGGCGTTGCGGTGAAGGGGACGGATTTTCGCACGGTGTTTGATTTGCCCTCGGCCCAGTTTGATCTGAGCTTTACCGATGGAGCGGTAAAGATTCATTGTATTGGTTACGGCCACGGCGTGGGCATGAGCCAGACGGGTGCCAACAGCATGGCGCAGAACGGCCAGGATTATAGGGCCATTTTAACCCATTATTACGGGGGAGCGGAGATCAGCCAGCTAAATTGA
- the murA gene encoding UDP-N-acetylglucosamine 1-carboxyvinyltransferase: protein MQSIWIEKSVPLEGKVVVSSAKNAVLPIMAATLLTGETCTIHKMPRLSDVQAMVEVLNHLGSQTHMKYDTLTARCEGLVTEEAPYEAMRRLRASVLVMGPLLARFGKARLPLPGGCNIGVRPVDLHLKGFRALGAEITLGNGYVTATAPRLTGARIYLDFPSVGATENLLMAACLAKGTTILENAAKEPEIMDLGEMLMAMGAKIKGLGSDFLIIEGARQLSGVEYTPIPDRVEAGTFMVGAAMTGGNVLLQNVRCAHLRPVLAKLREAGATITEYPKSLRIKGSPKIHSVDIKSLPYPGFPTDMQPQMMALCCLGDGTSVITETVFENRFLHVGELKRMGADILIDDRSAVVKGVSQLQGTKVEAPDLRAGAALILAGLAAKGVTQIMGLEHIDRGYDRLEEKLRSLGASIERRDA from the coding sequence ATGCAATCCATTTGGATCGAAAAAAGTGTGCCCCTGGAAGGTAAAGTCGTCGTCAGTTCCGCGAAAAACGCGGTGCTGCCCATCATGGCGGCGACGCTTCTGACCGGGGAAACCTGCACCATACATAAGATGCCCCGATTGTCCGATGTTCAGGCCATGGTGGAGGTACTGAATCATCTTGGAAGCCAGACCCATATGAAATATGATACCCTTACCGCCCGGTGTGAAGGTCTGGTAACGGAGGAAGCGCCCTATGAAGCCATGCGGCGTCTACGAGCATCGGTCCTGGTGATGGGCCCGCTGCTGGCCAGATTTGGCAAAGCCCGGCTGCCGCTGCCCGGGGGATGCAACATTGGCGTTCGCCCGGTGGATCTGCATCTCAAGGGATTTCGCGCCCTGGGTGCGGAGATCACGCTGGGCAACGGATACGTAACCGCCACGGCACCCCGGCTCACCGGCGCCAGGATCTATCTGGACTTCCCCAGTGTGGGCGCCACGGAAAATCTGCTCATGGCAGCATGCCTGGCCAAAGGCACCACCATCCTGGAGAATGCCGCGAAGGAGCCGGAAATCATGGATCTGGGAGAGATGCTGATGGCCATGGGCGCCAAGATCAAAGGCCTGGGAAGCGACTTTTTGATCATCGAAGGGGCGCGTCAGCTTTCGGGCGTGGAATATACGCCCATTCCCGATCGAGTGGAAGCGGGTACCTTCATGGTGGGCGCGGCCATGACCGGCGGCAATGTGCTTCTCCAGAACGTTCGCTGCGCCCATCTGAGGCCTGTCTTAGCCAAGCTTCGGGAGGCGGGCGCCACCATCACCGAATATCCCAAGTCCCTTCGAATCAAGGGCAGTCCAAAGATCCATTCGGTGGACATCAAATCCCTGCCGTATCCTGGGTTTCCCACGGATATGCAGCCCCAGATGATGGCGCTATGCTGCCTCGGGGATGGTACCAGCGTGATCACCGAGACGGTCTTTGAGAATCGATTCCTTCATGTTGGCGAGCTGAAGCGGATGGGCGCCGATATACTGATCGATGACAGGAGCGCCGTCGTAAAGGGCGTGTCCCAGCTTCAGGGGACGAAGGTGGAGGCCCCCGATCTTCGAGCGGGTGCAGCCCTCATTCTTGCGGGTCTGGCTGCAAAGGGCGTTACCCAGATCATGGGCCTTGAACATATCGACCGGGGCTACGACCGGCTGGAGGAGAAACTGCGCAGTCTGGGCGCATCCATTGAGCGTCGGGACGCATGA
- a CDS encoding Gfo/Idh/MocA family protein — MEKVRVGLVGVGGIANGKHMPALSKLPNVEIVAFCDLIEERAQKGAKEYGAPGAEVYTDYRKMLERKDIDVVHVLTPNCSHAEISIAAMEAGKDVMCEKPMAINYEQACQMLEAKKRTGRKLTIGYQNRFRQDSLYMKTLCENNELGDIYYARAHAVRRRGVPTWGVFIDEEKQGGGPLIDIGTHALDLSMWMMDNYEPELVVGSVYHKLSSRKNAANKFGSWDPAKFTVEDSAFGFIKFKNGATVNLEASWALNAMNIGEAMTTLCGTEGGVHMDADYSGLHINGEAHGKLYTKDIELDMGGVAFYEGGSETNPAVLEAQAWYSHVTNNTPLTTLPEQAAKVTQVLEAIYESAKTGEAVHL; from the coding sequence ATGGAAAAAGTTCGTGTAGGACTCGTTGGTGTCGGCGGTATTGCGAACGGCAAACATATGCCCGCTTTGTCCAAGCTGCCCAATGTGGAAATCGTGGCTTTCTGCGATCTGATTGAAGAGCGTGCTCAGAAGGGTGCCAAGGAATATGGTGCCCCCGGTGCTGAGGTTTATACCGACTACCGGAAAATGCTGGAGCGCAAGGACATCGACGTTGTTCATGTTCTGACCCCCAACTGCTCCCATGCCGAGATCTCCATCGCTGCGATGGAAGCTGGCAAGGACGTTATGTGCGAAAAGCCCATGGCGATCAACTATGAGCAGGCTTGCCAGATGCTGGAGGCCAAGAAGCGCACCGGCCGCAAGCTGACCATTGGTTATCAGAACCGTTTCCGTCAGGATTCCCTGTACATGAAGACCCTGTGCGAGAACAATGAGCTCGGCGATATCTACTATGCCCGCGCTCATGCCGTTCGTCGTCGCGGTGTGCCCACCTGGGGCGTGTTCATCGACGAAGAGAAGCAGGGCGGCGGTCCCCTCATCGATATCGGAACCCATGCTCTGGACCTGTCCATGTGGATGATGGACAACTACGAGCCTGAACTGGTCGTGGGTAGTGTCTACCACAAGCTGAGCAGCCGCAAGAATGCTGCGAACAAGTTCGGCAGCTGGGATCCCGCGAAGTTCACCGTGGAAGATTCCGCTTTTGGTTTCATCAAGTTCAAGAACGGTGCCACCGTTAACCTGGAGGCTTCCTGGGCTCTCAATGCGATGAACATCGGCGAAGCTATGACCACCCTGTGCGGCACCGAGGGCGGCGTTCATATGGATGCTGACTATTCCGGTCTGCACATCAATGGTGAGGCCCATGGCAAGCTGTACACCAAGGACATCGAGCTCGATATGGGCGGCGTGGCCTTCTATGAGGGCGGCTCCGAGACCAATCCCGCTGTGCTCGAGGCCCAGGCCTGGTACAGCCATGTGACCAACAACACGCCTTTGACCACCCTGCCCGAGCAGGCTGCGAAGGTTACCCAGGTGCTCGAGGCCATCTACGAGTCTGCCAAGACCGGCGAGGCCGTGCATCTGTAA
- a CDS encoding alpha/beta hydrolase, with amino-acid sequence MKSQERKLEGLQSQWGPDLDFYPAGGGTAVIVCPGGAYAMLAPHEGEPVARFFQSEGYPAFVLHYRVAPWHYPAPQMDLMRALCRVKKDYDKVVVAGFSAGAHLAASTALYHEEWTPGIGPDALVLGYPVVSFVEHAHVRCVANLTAGDPVLMEKLSLERHMTADFPPTYFWHTREDASVPVEHAFMLDGALERCGVFHRMDLYDAGRHGLGLARGYEAAAWSREAVKFLRDCGCV; translated from the coding sequence ATGAAATCACAGGAGAGGAAACTGGAGGGCCTGCAGAGCCAGTGGGGGCCCGACTTGGATTTCTATCCCGCTGGAGGCGGGACGGCGGTCATCGTCTGCCCTGGCGGCGCTTACGCCATGCTGGCGCCTCACGAGGGAGAGCCGGTGGCGCGTTTTTTTCAAAGCGAGGGCTACCCTGCCTTTGTGCTCCATTACCGCGTGGCGCCCTGGCATTATCCTGCACCTCAGATGGATCTCATGCGGGCGCTTTGCCGGGTCAAAAAGGATTATGACAAGGTCGTGGTGGCAGGCTTCAGCGCCGGCGCCCATCTTGCCGCATCCACCGCCCTATATCATGAAGAATGGACGCCGGGGATTGGTCCGGACGCCCTGGTGCTGGGTTATCCTGTGGTCAGTTTTGTGGAACATGCCCATGTCCGATGTGTGGCGAACCTGACGGCAGGCGATCCGGTGCTCATGGAGAAGCTCAGTTTGGAACGCCACATGACGGCTGATTTTCCGCCCACCTATTTCTGGCATACCCGGGAGGATGCCTCCGTTCCGGTGGAACATGCCTTCATGCTGGATGGGGCGCTGGAGCGCTGCGGCGTATTCCATCGCATGGATCTGTATGATGCGGGACGGCACGGGCTGGGACTGGCCAGAGGTTACGAAGCGGCGGCCTGGTCCAGGGAAGCTGTGAAATTCCTGCGAGACTGCGGCTGCGTATAG
- a CDS encoding DegV family protein, which produces MAKVKIIADSTCDLSDDLVKAFDISILPLYVNIGGRDYKDRTEIDQDKLFELVSEYKVLPKTASISYLDFEEHLAPWYEEGYDVIFICISSDLSATYQNACTYVSGKGWDRAYVVDSKNLSTGVGHVVLKAAELAQAGMSGAEVVEALKAFIPRVNSSFVIDTMEYLHKGGRCSTVQAVAGSVLKLHPQIDVVNGKMTVADKIKGKRRRCLDTYYRNKVTPLLDRIDPHRIFVTHTASDGDAEYFAERLKADKRFENVHITRAGSVISSHCGPGTIGILFITND; this is translated from the coding sequence ATGGCAAAAGTAAAGATTATTGCGGATAGTACCTGTGATCTTAGCGATGATTTAGTAAAGGCTTTTGATATTTCCATTCTTCCCCTCTATGTAAATATTGGCGGACGGGACTATAAGGATCGAACGGAAATCGATCAGGACAAACTCTTTGAACTGGTGAGCGAATATAAGGTTCTTCCCAAAACCGCCTCCATCTCCTATCTGGATTTCGAGGAACATTTGGCGCCCTGGTATGAGGAGGGCTACGATGTCATTTTCATCTGTATCTCCTCCGATCTGTCCGCCACCTATCAGAACGCCTGCACCTATGTGAGCGGCAAGGGCTGGGACCGTGCCTACGTGGTGGATTCCAAAAATCTCTCCACGGGTGTGGGCCATGTCGTGCTCAAAGCCGCGGAGCTGGCGCAGGCGGGTATGAGCGGTGCCGAGGTGGTGGAAGCTCTAAAGGCGTTCATCCCCCGGGTCAACAGCAGCTTTGTTATCGACACCATGGAATATCTGCATAAGGGCGGCCGCTGTTCCACGGTGCAGGCCGTGGCGGGATCGGTGCTCAAACTGCATCCCCAGATCGATGTGGTGAACGGAAAAATGACGGTAGCCGATAAGATCAAGGGCAAACGCAGGCGCTGTCTGGATACCTATTATCGCAACAAAGTGACGCCCTTGCTGGACCGCATCGACCCCCACCGCATCTTCGTAACCCACACCGCCAGCGATGGGGACGCCGAATATTTTGCGGAACGTCTCAAGGCGGATAAGCGTTTTGAAAACGTCCATATCACCCGTGCAGGATCGGTTATCTCCAGCCATTGCGGACCAGGCACCATCGGCATCCTGTTTATTACCAACGACTAA
- a CDS encoding MFS transporter — protein MSPYKKAIPIFVGMTFLYFISMYAYVPILSPYAQNLGATLSMIGVITGAYGLIQVFLRIPLGIASDKMRRRKVFVMAGMAMNIVAALVMLFADSPVWVLLCRMCSGAAAVAWVHISVLFTSYFPAHKSAQAISILNAISYSGNMCGTLLGGAIGNSFGVQAAFITSIIAGAVSLVISFFIKENRPPVAQEPITVKKLLLMGKEKNLLIVSILAVLIQLIAFGTTFGFVPIQADALGATSMQQSILTAMASLSAFCSSFLVGIVFTKYIGKYLTIIIGFVLAFITTAAFPYMTSIMGLYVVQFIGGFAKGMIFPTLMSLSIESVAPEKRSTAMGFFQAIYGVGMFLGPTLTGFISDLIGMTGGFWVIGSMGIIGAIITAFYARMNKNQPALNP, from the coding sequence ATGTCGCCCTATAAGAAAGCCATACCCATTTTTGTAGGCATGACCTTTCTGTATTTTATCTCCATGTATGCCTACGTGCCCATTTTGTCACCCTATGCCCAGAACTTGGGCGCAACCCTGTCCATGATCGGCGTTATCACCGGCGCTTATGGTCTGATTCAGGTGTTCCTGCGGATTCCTCTTGGCATCGCGTCGGACAAGATGCGCCGGCGCAAAGTCTTCGTGATGGCCGGCATGGCCATGAATATCGTGGCGGCTCTGGTGATGCTCTTTGCGGACAGTCCCGTTTGGGTCCTGCTTTGCCGCATGTGCTCCGGAGCGGCGGCCGTCGCCTGGGTCCATATCTCGGTGCTGTTCACCAGCTACTTCCCGGCCCATAAATCGGCCCAGGCCATCAGCATTCTAAACGCCATCAGCTACAGCGGCAACATGTGCGGGACGCTCTTAGGCGGCGCCATCGGCAACAGCTTCGGCGTACAGGCGGCGTTTATCACGTCCATCATCGCCGGCGCCGTCTCGCTCGTAATTTCCTTCTTCATCAAGGAAAACCGGCCGCCGGTAGCGCAGGAGCCCATCACCGTCAAAAAGCTGCTCCTCATGGGAAAGGAGAAGAACCTTCTTATCGTATCCATCCTTGCGGTGCTCATTCAGCTTATCGCCTTTGGCACCACCTTCGGCTTTGTGCCCATCCAGGCGGACGCTCTCGGAGCCACCTCCATGCAGCAGAGCATCCTCACGGCCATGGCATCCCTGTCCGCGTTCTGTTCTTCCTTCCTGGTGGGGATCGTGTTCACCAAATATATTGGAAAATATCTGACCATCATCATCGGCTTTGTGCTGGCGTTCATTACCACCGCGGCCTTCCCCTATATGACCAGCATTATGGGACTTTATGTGGTCCAGTTCATCGGCGGTTTTGCAAAGGGTATGATTTTCCCCACGCTCATGTCCTTGTCCATCGAATCAGTGGCACCGGAAAAGCGCAGTACCGCCATGGGCTTCTTCCAGGCCATCTATGGCGTGGGGATGTTCCTGGGCCCCACGCTGACCGGCTTCATCTCCGATCTCATCGGTATGACCGGCGGTTTCTGGGTGATCGGTTCCATGGGTATTATCGGCGCCATCATCACCGCCTTCTATGCCCGCATGAACAAGAATCAGCCTGCATTGAACCCATAA
- a CDS encoding zinc-dependent alcohol dehydrogenase, whose product METMQGLVAYPNGDIQLETVSVPKIGENPYAPHDVLCEVEYCGICGSDIHRWKSDKTGVKTSPHKVVVGHEIVSVVKAVGKEVTTVKPGDRVVHEIVTFYCGRCPACLEGRFNICNTIPPMEGRAHFVTGGGFAKYTVWPEWQLHKLPDSIDPKSAVLMEPTAGSIHSVITRMGIKAGESVAILGPGARGLLMMQVCKAIGAGPIIMTGLERDVPTRLAMAKKLGCDYVINGEKEDVRQRIAEITGGIGVDAVLENTGSVEPIDESLDIVRKGGKVLWAGGGIRGGIVAPVDTYKIIVKEIDVHGEISQVPYDWKTAIHLVETGAVKLDELVTHTFPLKDWEQGFDLAATSPECLRVAIQL is encoded by the coding sequence ATGGAAACCATGCAAGGCCTGGTTGCCTATCCCAATGGTGATATTCAGCTCGAGACCGTTTCTGTGCCTAAAATCGGCGAAAATCCTTATGCGCCCCACGATGTTCTTTGCGAGGTGGAATACTGCGGCATCTGCGGCAGCGATATTCATCGGTGGAAATCGGATAAAACGGGTGTGAAAACGTCTCCTCATAAAGTAGTTGTGGGCCATGAAATCGTCAGCGTTGTCAAAGCCGTCGGCAAGGAGGTCACCACGGTAAAACCCGGAGACCGTGTTGTCCATGAGATTGTTACCTTCTACTGTGGGCGCTGTCCCGCCTGCCTTGAAGGCCGGTTCAATATCTGCAACACCATTCCCCCAATGGAGGGCCGCGCCCACTTCGTGACTGGCGGCGGTTTTGCCAAATATACCGTCTGGCCGGAATGGCAGCTCCACAAGCTTCCCGATTCCATCGATCCCAAATCCGCCGTTTTGATGGAGCCCACTGCCGGTTCCATTCACAGTGTCATTACCCGTATGGGCATCAAGGCCGGTGAGTCGGTGGCCATCCTGGGTCCCGGTGCCCGCGGTCTTTTGATGATGCAGGTATGCAAAGCCATCGGCGCTGGTCCCATCATCATGACCGGTTTGGAGCGGGATGTCCCCACCCGCCTTGCCATGGCCAAAAAACTGGGCTGCGATTACGTGATCAACGGTGAGAAGGAAGACGTTCGCCAGCGCATTGCGGAGATTACCGGCGGCATCGGTGTGGATGCGGTGCTGGAGAACACCGGATCGGTGGAGCCCATCGACGAGTCCTTGGACATTGTGCGCAAGGGCGGTAAGGTTCTCTGGGCCGGCGGCGGCATTCGCGGCGGCATCGTTGCGCCGGTGGACACCTACAAGATCATTGTCAAGGAAATCGATGTTCACGGCGAAATCTCCCAGGTGCCCTACGATTGGAAAACAGCCATCCATCTGGTGGAAACGGGTGCGGTCAAACTGGATGAACTGGTCACCCACACCTTCCCGCTGAAGGATTGGGAGCAGGGCTTCGATCTTGCCGCAACCAGTCCAGAATGTCTCCGCGTCGCCATTCAGCTTTGA
- a CDS encoding HAD-IIA family hydrolase yields the protein MKNEDIRKRLQGIECFALDMDGTFYLGGRILEGSMAFIRKVKATGRRVIFLTNNSSKGSWQYVNKLAGMGVTIGKNEILTSGQVAAEYVLKTYPGKRVFLLGNENLRKEMEAMGVVLSEDAPDLCVIGFDTTLDYDKMCKVCDYVRAGLPFVATHPDFNCPTETGFIPDIGAILAFIEASTGRKPDRIVGKPYEEIVDCLKARTGLESGQMAMVGDRLYTDIRTGVDHGLLAVLVLSGETKAEDLERSEIQPELVFENLGGMVPYL from the coding sequence ATGAAAAATGAGGATATCAGAAAGCGGTTACAAGGCATTGAATGCTTTGCTTTGGATATGGATGGCACCTTCTATTTAGGGGGCCGAATCCTGGAGGGTTCAATGGCTTTTATCAGGAAGGTTAAGGCCACGGGACGACGGGTTATCTTCCTCACGAACAATTCATCCAAAGGCTCCTGGCAGTACGTGAATAAGCTTGCCGGCATGGGAGTCACGATCGGTAAAAATGAGATTCTGACCTCCGGACAGGTTGCTGCTGAGTATGTTTTAAAGACCTATCCGGGGAAAAGGGTATTTTTGCTGGGCAATGAAAATCTCCGTAAGGAGATGGAAGCCATGGGCGTCGTTTTGAGCGAAGATGCTCCCGATCTATGCGTGATCGGCTTTGATACCACCCTGGACTATGACAAGATGTGCAAAGTCTGTGATTACGTGAGGGCAGGACTGCCCTTTGTGGCAACCCATCCTGACTTCAATTGTCCCACGGAGACGGGTTTTATCCCCGATATCGGGGCCATTCTGGCCTTCATCGAGGCCTCCACCGGCCGAAAACCGGATAGGATCGTGGGCAAACCCTATGAGGAAATTGTGGATTGTCTCAAAGCTCGGACCGGCCTTGAAAGCGGACAGATGGCCATGGTGGGGGACCGGCTGTACACCGATATCCGAACCGGTGTGGATCATGGGCTTCTCGCCGTTTTGGTGCTGAGCGGAGAGACCAAGGCCGAGGATCTGGAGCGTTCGGAGATTCAGCCGGAGCTTGTCTTTGAAAATCTGGGCGGTATGGTGCCCTATCTATGA
- a CDS encoding nickel pincer cofactor-dependent isomerase, group 22: MGTIEQILDPMPIPRMVKVKQTFERPRIENVAKTLESRIKAHPALTAIWPGMSIAVGVGSRGITDLPLLVRTTVDALKAAGAIPFIIPAMGSHGGATAEGQIAMLAGLGVSEKTMGVPVRATMDTVCLGESANGLPVYFDALAHEADGIVIINRIKPHVAFRGQFESGLMKMITIGLGKQKGAAMCHELGFGKMAENIPAIGRVSLSKENVLFAVGTLENPYHEICEITVLGKNEIEREEPGLLERAKTLLPRIYFDELDVLIIDEIGKNISGTGMDTNVVGRYHTPYCYGGPTITKMAVLDLTDVSHGNGTGIGIVDFTTKRVQDKFIPDQAYANCLTSTVVQSAKMPMVLGSDRLAIQAAVKTSNVLDKRKVRMMHLRNTLDMELVEVSENLLPEVRNHPMMEAVSDPYSWRFDETGVLLDTLI; the protein is encoded by the coding sequence ATGGGAACCATTGAACAAATTTTAGATCCCATGCCCATACCTCGGATGGTCAAGGTGAAGCAAACCTTTGAACGTCCCAGGATAGAGAACGTGGCCAAAACCCTCGAATCCAGAATCAAGGCCCATCCCGCCCTGACCGCTATCTGGCCGGGCATGTCCATCGCCGTGGGTGTAGGCAGCCGCGGCATCACGGATCTCCCCCTGCTGGTCAGGACAACGGTGGATGCCTTGAAAGCGGCCGGCGCCATTCCCTTTATCATTCCAGCTATGGGCAGCCACGGCGGGGCAACGGCGGAGGGACAGATTGCCATGCTGGCAGGCCTGGGTGTATCAGAAAAGACCATGGGCGTTCCCGTGCGTGCCACCATGGATACCGTATGTCTGGGCGAATCGGCCAACGGGCTGCCCGTGTATTTTGATGCCCTGGCTCACGAGGCCGACGGTATAGTGATCATCAACCGAATCAAACCCCATGTGGCTTTCCGAGGTCAATTTGAAAGCGGCCTCATGAAGATGATCACCATAGGGCTGGGCAAGCAGAAGGGAGCTGCCATGTGCCATGAGCTTGGCTTTGGCAAAATGGCGGAAAACATCCCCGCTATCGGCCGGGTCTCCCTGTCCAAGGAGAACGTCCTTTTTGCGGTAGGCACCTTGGAGAATCCCTATCACGAGATCTGTGAGATCACCGTGCTGGGCAAAAATGAGATCGAACGCGAGGAACCAGGACTGCTGGAGCGGGCTAAAACTCTGCTGCCCCGCATCTATTTTGATGAACTTGATGTTCTCATCATTGATGAGATTGGCAAGAACATCAGCGGAACCGGTATGGACACCAACGTGGTGGGACGTTATCACACGCCCTACTGTTATGGCGGGCCCACCATCACCAAGATGGCCGTGCTGGATCTGACCGATGTGTCCCATGGGAATGGCACAGGTATTGGCATCGTGGACTTCACCACGAAGCGGGTTCAGGATAAGTTTATTCCTGACCAGGCCTACGCCAACTGTCTGACCTCCACGGTGGTGCAGAGCGCCAAGATGCCCATGGTGCTGGGCAGTGACCGATTGGCCATTCAGGCCGCTGTCAAGACATCCAATGTGCTCGATAAACGAAAGGTCCGCATGATGCATCTAAGAAATACCCTGGATATGGAGCTCGTCGAAGTCTCGGAAAATCTGCTTCCAGAGGTCAGAAATCATCCCATGATGGAAGCGGTTTCAGATCCGTATTCATGGCGTTTCGATGAAACGGGTGTTCTGCTGGATACTCTTATTTGA